The sequence TCTATCGACCACCAATGACCGTTCTCGAATCTTCGGGTCAGTCTTTGGCTGTGGAGCCAATGTCTCACCCGACCAACGTGTTTCAAAGCGCAATCGAAACAACGTTACTGGCGGGCCTTGAAACCAAAACATATTTCTTCAATGTTAGAACGCGCTAGCTGGAAGCTCTTTCAAATCGTTTGCGAGAGCGTCTAAAACAATAGACGCAACATGATCGGCTGTCATTCCCTGGGGGAAAGCCGGAGCTTCTCCTGAGATTGCTCTTGTGGCAAGGCCAGTCTCGGTGTGGCCGGGGGTGACTGATAAAACCCTGATTCCTTCTCTGCGCCACTCTTTTCCAAGCGCCTGCAGATAACCACCAATGGCCGTCTTGGAAGCGCTGTAGCCGGCCATGTTGGCCATCGGCAGCTCGGCGACAACTCCTGTGAGATTTAGCACGAATGGTTCACCACCGCGCTGAGCGCTGGCTAGAAGAACTGGCTGCAATTCGGAAATCAATTGCATGGGGCCGATTGCGTTTGTTTGCATCAAGGTGGCCAGGATGCTTTGGGGGGTGTCAACCGCTTTTCCAAAGGCAACCACTCCAGCCGCATTCACTATTCCATCCAGCTCGGTGGTGGAATTCAGATAATCAGTCAAAGTTGTGATGCTGTCCTTGTTCTCATAATCAAGAAGAAGTCGCACCTCAACGGCATTGGGAATCTTGCCCGCAGAGTCATTGGATCTTGCAGTGCCCAAAACTGTTGCACCCTTAGCAATTAGTTGGGAGGTGATGGTGGCCCCAAGTGCACCAGAAGCGCCAACTACCAAAATACGTTTATTAGAAAATTCCATGCTGATGCCAACTCTGTTGGTCCCCTGAGTATTTCCCGAAGCGGTGAAAATGGTAGTCAGGCTCCTTGAATTTGGAAATCTTAATAGACTTGAAATATCTTATAAAGGAGCCAATTGTTAGCAACTATGTCAATTGTCGGAGTGAACCCGAGCGTATAAATGGTTAGAAAAGCCCGAAAACTCCTGCTTGCTGGTCTTTTGGCGCTTAGTTTTTTACCCCTCAGCTTGGCCTATTCGGTCATCATTGGTTCCGCCGCGGGCGCGACGCTCTTGGTTCTGATTCCAGAGGTTGTGCTCATGGGGCCATTTGGCCAGCTCACGCTTTTTGGAGAAGTAAGCCTCGAAGGCCTCATTCAAAACTCTGTGGCCACGATACCCATTGTGCTCGGTGTCTTTGCTTTCGCGCTTCTTTCGATTTTCCTCACACCCCATCTACTTTTCAGGCTGAGCCAGAGATTTAGGTTTGCCAAGGAATTTTTAGGTGCCTTGGCGATCTTTTTGTCTTGGCCCGAGCGTGTTTTGTTCTCGAGTCGCAGAATGAAAAATGCCAAAAGCTTGCGGGGTGAAAATAGCGGGGGAAAGTTGATGCCAACACTTCGGATATCAGCCCAAAGGGCAAAAGCAATTAGATTGCGCTTCGCCCTAATAGCAAAGAGCGCGACCCCCAGTTCCGAAACCGCCATTGATTTCAATGGTGTCGAAATAGCTGGACTGGATATGGGGAAGATGAGTTTTCAAATTGCCGCCGGCGAATTGGTGGTAATAACAGGACCAACCGGCTCTGGCAAAACCACCTTGCTGCAGGCAAGCTGCGGTTTGGCCGCTAAGTTTTATGGACGACAAGTCACCGGTCAAATCAAGGTTTTCGGATTATCGGTAAATGAAAACATCGCAGAGCTTTCAAGTTTGGTTTCTTTGGTGCCCCAGGAGCCGGGTGAGTATTTTATGGCTGAGCTAGTTGGCGAGGAACTTTTTGGGGTAACGGAACATTACCTTGGGACTCAGGATCTATTGGAGCTGCATATCAGTTCCCTATCTCAGGCAGAAGCGGTCTTCGTGGCAATCACTAGGGCACTCAACCCGCTACCAAAAGCGTTATTACTTGACGAACCATTCGCAGCTCTGGATTCTAGGGCAAGCGCTCAATTAGTTAGCTTGCTATCCGATCTGATTAGCCAAGGGGTCACCGTGGTCCTGGCCGAGCATCGGATTCGGGAAGTCGGCGTCTTGAGCCCTAGGTTTCTAAAGCTGCAGAATGGCCTTGAAGAAGGAGCCTGGAGGCCCAAAATCATCGTTCCAGAACCCGCTCTATTGCAGCTAAATCAGCACCAGGTGTTGCGGGTTATATTTGAAGAACTTCGCCGGGGCGAAAGACTGTTGGGAAAGACGGCTTTCA is a genomic window of Candidatus Aquiluna sp. UB-MaderosW2red containing:
- a CDS encoding SDR family oxidoreductase — its product is MEFSNKRILVVGASGALGATITSQLIAKGATVLGTARSNDSAGKIPNAVEVRLLLDYENKDSITTLTDYLNSTTELDGIVNAAGVVAFGKAVDTPQSILATLMQTNAIGPMQLISELQPVLLASAQRGGEPFVLNLTGVVAELPMANMAGYSASKTAIGGYLQALGKEWRREGIRVLSVTPGHTETGLATRAISGEAPAFPQGMTADHVASIVLDALANDLKELPASAF
- a CDS encoding ATP-binding cassette domain-containing protein; this translates as MVRKARKLLLAGLLALSFLPLSLAYSVIIGSAAGATLLVLIPEVVLMGPFGQLTLFGEVSLEGLIQNSVATIPIVLGVFAFALLSIFLTPHLLFRLSQRFRFAKEFLGALAIFLSWPERVLFSSRRMKNAKSLRGENSGGKLMPTLRISAQRAKAIRLRFALIAKSATPSSETAIDFNGVEIAGLDMGKMSFQIAAGELVVITGPTGSGKTTLLQASCGLAAKFYGRQVTGQIKVFGLSVNENIAELSSLVSLVPQEPGEYFMAELVGEELFGVTEHYLGTQDLLELHISSLSQAEAVFVAITRALNPLPKALLLDEPFAALDSRASAQLVSLLSDLISQGVTVVLAEHRIREVGVLSPRFLKLQNGLEEGAWRPKIIVPEPALLQLNQHQVLRVIFEELRRGERLLGKTAFTVQQGEILAISGPNGSGKTALLESIFFGPAKREIYGVTLEAAAKPDLIALVPESLEGFFISRTLREELKRVDQVAKVLPGFTEHNFKSICVNTELTPELLATDPNKLSFGTRLSLAIAMQLSHKPKVLLLDEPVKGFDPVMRANVARVLRLTVQAGTSIIFTSQDSQFVFDAADRELAIQGQELVERTPGS